In one window of Micromonospora eburnea DNA:
- a CDS encoding site-specific integrase, whose translation MSYLIDLHLAHLRASAKSGRTVEARADLLRRLHHELPYGLAYAATDELDAWLGGNPAWSRWTRATYAMHIRGFYRWASAAGHLDGDPTADMAKPRNPKCLPNPVTDDELVQALARSADPWHTAILLAAHAGLRVSEIARLDRADVTEEIIRLVGKGGDPEAVYTHPVIWAHVRDRPPGRLVRGPSGQTITGRWLSQHQAAHFRRIEMPGVHMHRFRHWFGTALLDAGNSMREVQESMRHQSVSSTQIYTKVRSGQRRLAIRSLPTPVTKEPDESPR comes from the coding sequence ATGAGCTACTTGATCGATCTGCATCTGGCGCACCTACGCGCCAGTGCCAAGAGCGGAAGGACGGTCGAGGCGCGCGCAGATCTGCTGCGCCGTCTCCATCACGAACTGCCGTACGGACTCGCGTACGCGGCCACCGACGAACTGGACGCCTGGCTCGGCGGCAACCCCGCCTGGTCGAGGTGGACCAGGGCCACGTACGCGATGCACATCCGCGGCTTCTACCGGTGGGCGTCGGCGGCCGGGCACCTCGACGGCGACCCGACAGCGGACATGGCCAAGCCCCGCAACCCGAAGTGCCTGCCGAACCCGGTCACGGACGACGAACTCGTCCAGGCCCTCGCGCGGTCGGCCGACCCGTGGCACACGGCGATCCTGCTCGCCGCTCACGCCGGCCTACGGGTCAGCGAGATCGCCCGACTCGACCGGGCCGACGTGACCGAGGAAATCATTCGCCTGGTGGGCAAGGGCGGCGACCCCGAGGCCGTGTACACGCACCCGGTCATCTGGGCGCACGTACGGGACCGGCCGCCCGGCCGGCTCGTGCGCGGCCCGTCCGGGCAGACCATCACGGGCCGGTGGCTGTCGCAGCACCAGGCGGCGCACTTCCGCCGCATCGAGATGCCCGGGGTACACATGCACCGGTTCCGGCACTGGTTCGGTACGGCGCTGCTGGACGCCGGGAACAGCATGCGGGAGGTCCAGGAGTCGATGCGACATCAGTCCGTCAGCTCGACCCAGATCTACACGAAGGTACGGAGCGGGCAGCGCCGACTAGCCATCAGATCACTGCCCACTCCGGTTACCAAAGAGCCCGACGAGAGCCCCAGATAG
- a CDS encoding helix-turn-helix domain-containing protein → MTMATTVRQSTGWIADDSTFGARLALVRQRMGWGNIAEAAKACGLPVDSWRNWERDNRAPRRITVIAKQISTASGCDYLWLLLGPDHGGEGGTTRQYFQPARLVAAVDPAAPSSRRPVRRTQPRRPSGSTRPRTAVAA, encoded by the coding sequence ATGACGATGGCTACGACGGTCCGGCAGTCCACAGGGTGGATCGCCGATGACTCGACGTTCGGCGCTCGCCTGGCCCTGGTCAGACAGCGCATGGGCTGGGGGAACATCGCCGAGGCGGCGAAAGCGTGCGGCCTCCCAGTCGACTCATGGCGCAACTGGGAGCGCGACAACCGGGCGCCGCGCCGGATCACGGTGATCGCTAAGCAGATCAGCACGGCGAGCGGGTGCGACTACCTCTGGCTGCTACTCGGGCCCGATCACGGGGGCGAGGGTGGAACTACTCGCCAGTATTTCCAGCCGGCACGCCTCGTCGCCGCTGTTGACCCGGCCGCGCCGTCCAGCCGCAGGCCCGTGCGGCGCACCCAGCCGCGACGCCCGTCCGGCAGCACCAGGCCGCGGACGGCGGTGGCGGCATGA
- a CDS encoding helix-turn-helix domain-containing protein yields MASNRTLLSIPEASARLEVSPSTVRRWVRAGKLRSVPMPGGRAKVRADDVTAILSGSQPEAVAS; encoded by the coding sequence ATGGCGTCAAATCGAACGTTGCTAAGCATTCCCGAGGCATCTGCGCGTCTGGAGGTCTCGCCGTCGACCGTCCGCCGCTGGGTGAGGGCCGGCAAGCTCCGGTCCGTACCCATGCCGGGCGGGCGTGCCAAGGTCCGCGCAGACGACGTGACCGCGATCCTCAGTGGATCGCAGCCCGAGGCGGTGGCGTCTTGA